In the Sorghum bicolor cultivar BTx623 unplaced genomic scaffold, Sorghum_bicolor_NCBIv3 super_77, whole genome shotgun sequence genome, ACCGGATGCATGCCTTCATGCTAGGCCttccagctcctaaggtaaatggATACCCTGGTTTATTTGTAATGCTATTTGAATGCTATAGCCTTTTGATTGATGACTTGTTGCCTTTGTATCGCAGATAGGAGATATTGACCGGTGCACGGTGTATGTGTCgctggcacctggtatggaccATCCTGCTGGGGTAGACCCACCAGTAGACAATGCTGCTCGATGTCTTGAATACACCAGTAGCGACGAGGACCAGAGCCGTCCAGCGTCGACCACAGATGACAGAGTAGCTGGGAAAAGGCCGATGGCTGTGGAGCCATCCTCCACGGAAGCAATTCCAGCGGGAACGGCTGCGGACCCTTCGATGGGCCAAGGCTCGACCAGCCATGCCCCCAAGCGTCGCTGGCTTGTGAGGATTGTCGACGACGACAATAAAGAGGACGAGACGACCCCGTCCTTGGTCCGGAGACCACGCAGTCGCCCTAACGTCGCGCCGATCGATGTTGATCGGGTAATCAGGGACCCTCCTGCCGTGCACGTCGAGCCGATACGTCCTGGAGGAACAGAAGCCGCCGCGACGGCTACGCGgaccaggagaaggttcttcacgGCGGCGCACCGGAGCTCCGACCTATAAGTTTGAAAAAGTGTCTCTGCGCTCTCTTTGTTTTTTATGAGGTTTGATGTTAGTATGGTAATCTGCATTAACTCTTCTTTGTTAGTGTGGCCTCGGATGTTGATCCAGGTAACACTGCTGGCTTGAGGACAACCGAGTCGGCAGTTGCTGATGACAATGCCGCCGAGCAGACCGTCCGCGAGCAGTCGGCAGAGCAGACCGCAGTTGCGGCCACGACAGAGGTTGCCGAGGAGGAACCGGCCCAAGACGAGGCCAAGACGAGCACCCTGGCAAGGGGCAATGAGACCGTAGGGATGCCTCTCCCGAGCAACGTTGCAGAGGAGGGAGATAGGATCCCGACCCCCCTTCCAGCTGAAGAAGAGAGGGGTCCAACTCCAGCCCCAGCACAGGCTTCCACGCCGGAGGGCTCCCCTAGCCAGGGTAAGGGTCCTATGATACCCGTTGCCGTGGCTGGGGGTAGCACGGAGGGCGAAGAGGCCCGCACGGCCTCTGATGACGAaatggaggagatccaggggtGTCCCCACGATGGTCACCAACACATTTACGTGTGGCACCAGCATGGGGACCACTAGGCCGGCCACGAGGagatcgccgagaccgaggaggcggcgAGGGTAGAGCGTGCTACTAAGCGGCTCATTGATGAAGTTAAGGTGAGTGGTCTTGTATTCTGCTGGAGTATGTATATACTGTTGCTTGTTCACTGTGCGATATGTATATTTCTTGCAgggtgcaatgaaaacggcgaagtactgaaaaaggtgcttcgaccaaatcgagGGTGTGGTCGCCAAGAACAAGGCCTTGACTgcagaggtggaccgccttcAGCTGGAGGCCGAAAGAGGACCGCCTTCGGCtggaggccgaaagggaggcggctgAGAAGGTGGCTCAGGAGGAGCGTCTGCTGGACCTGACTCGGACTAGCCGATAAGGACCGTGAGAAAAGGGGTAGGTCAAGTTATCTGAGCAGTTGCGGTTAACCGCGTGGTCAGTTTTGATGACCAACAATTATTACTTCAGGTCTAGACGAGGAGATCGAGCATCTCCAAAAAGAGAGGGACCAGCTCGACCAAGAGCGTGCTAGTGCGCTGGAAACCGGGTGCAAGCTTGGCGAAGAGCTGAAGACTAGGAGTCGGGAGCTCGCTGATAAGAGCTATTTTGTCCTTTTCGACCACGCAGTTCTATCTCTTTTTTATATTGCCGTAGCATGTTGCTGACCGTGTGCTCGGTTTTTCTTCAAAACTTTGTCATAGTGCTTAAAGCCAACACTAAGAAGCACCtagatgagctggtcaaggaacgGGACTCTTGGAAGACGAACTGTATCAAGCTCTGGAAAGGAGTTGCCACAGTACTTGacctgatcagccccgagctccacGAGGACCAGCCCAGCGCACCGAAgccgaccccggtcgagaaggcgcagcaAGCGTGGGGCTGGCTTCAGTAGTTCGTCAAGGATGCCGGGGAGTGTGCCGAAgcacacgtcctcagcatggtacgcgctcactaccccctggtcgatctatcccggctggagaggggatatcccaaggaggttggttcgAAGGAGGTAGATGACCTTTGCATCAGCCTGCTCGACCTATCGTCGAGGGTTATCGGCGATATAAATCTCTGCGGGACGTGAACCCCCCCGGATCAGCCGggatcagataggtcggccagggagttgtcgggggcgtcgattgtaggagatgggcggtcgacgcctgcggtctcgaccagtgaggcgccggtggccccgaccccttcggcggGACGAGAGagccgtgcgggtgatcagcctgAGCAGTAGGCTCGTAGTGTAGTCTATAGGAGTAGACCAGAAGCCACCCaggggggtgtttattgtaaactttgtatatataaagtttgtaataacgtctgaattttgagaaccatggttttgagcgctgtaaataaatttgcttgtgtgatgtatcactgaatcaTGTTGATTGCCCTTGAGTAGCTTGTCAAGGAAAATTATTGTAGTACTTGTCGAGTATTCTGCATATGTAAAAGTATATAACAAAAAAGGCAAACcttattattattcatcaaaaaggatttacaagtaaaatgtACTGAAATTTAGGGATAGAAGCGacgtagtttgtctatgtgccaggagttgggcaAGCGTGTTCCATTTGGGTACACAAGtctataagatgtagggcgtgtaacttcagtgaccacaaaaggtccttcccagggtgtagataacttgtgcattccctcctagcttgttttccatttgagtaccagatcaccgaccacgaaggagcggtctttgacgttcctattGTGGTATCGTCGaatggcctcgagatactttgctgttcgaaggcaagAAGTTAGGCGTCTctcttccatgcagttgatttcgagttctctggcgaggtctgctgaagactggtcgaaatgttcgactcttggagatccaaaggctACATCCGAGGCGAGCACTGCCTCGGCCCCATAAACCATAAAATAGGGAGATACGCCTGTGTTCCGACtaggctgtgttcggagacgcgaaaaaaaaatttttgggtttttttgtAATTAGCTGGTCACGATTGTGACTGTCTCGGAGAGAGGCTCGGTGAAATAAACATGTTTGTGAAGATGCGGACTACCTGCACCTGGACAGAAAGACCCTATGAAGCTTTACTGTTCCCTGGGATTGGCTTTGGGCTTTTCCTGCGCAGCTTAGGTGGAAGGCGAAGAAGGCCCCCTTCCGGGGGGCCCGAGCCATCAGTGAGATACCACTCTGGAAGAGCTCGGATTCTAACCTTGTCAAACCCGCGAGCCACACCACggcggtaactctttcatccaccgcCCTGGTGCCCTGTCATTTTccatgtacaaccttttctttagagcatcaataatcattccatttgctcgctcgacttgaccattggctcgcggatgggctaccgacacgtactttatgactatgcctctgtcatcacagaagttCCAGAATGTAGTGTCAGTGAACAGAGTGCCCAggccggtgattatgctgttgggaacctcgaatctgtgtatgatttgattgaggaattccacgGCCTTCTTGAAAgtcgctttgaccagtggcatgtactcgatccacttcgagacttgtcgattagcacgaacacgaatttgaagttgccgggagccggtttgaacggcccgatcatgtcaagacccCAACAGGCGAACGGCCAAGACGACAGAATCGTCTGGATCTCATGAGTGGGTACGTGGGTCcgtttagcgaagaactgacatccttcacaatgctggaccagtttctcggcatcggcgactgcggttggccagtaaaaacctgctcggaaggcctttccgaccagtgttctagaggcggcgtggttgccacaggatccagcatgtatgtcatccaatagcttgatgccatcatcttgagctATGCACTTTAGcaagacttctgagtttgcatTCTTGCGCATAAATCTGCCATCGACCAGTATATAATTTTTGGAGCGTCGAATGAGATGctcattctctgttttgtcttgGAGACCCGATCCATCCAAAAGGTACAAAAGGAGTGCGCTAGTCATGGCCGCTgactgtcggagtggcgtccccTACGAGCAGTGTCTTGTTGGATGGTGTACCGACCAGGTCCATTCCGACGCTTGGTGTGTGAATGTCCTGAACAAAAACACCTTGCGGAACCTCGGCCCaagatgatcctatctttgatagcgcatccgctgcttgattcttgtcccagaccacgtggatgtactctatgccgtaaaaATTAGATTCCCACctccggatttctttgcagtataggtccatcttctcgtgagtcgtgtcccactccttatttaactggttgatgaccagggcagagtcGCCGCAGACGTAAAGGCACTTAACTCCCAGCTCGACAGCCAATTGGAtgtcgtgcaggcatgcttcgtactcggcgacattgttggatgccggGAAGAGGATCCGAAGGACATAGCGTAgcatgtccttgtttggtgaaatgaAAAGGATGCCGGCACcagcgccattgatgtttaaagacccgtcgaagaacattgaccagtgatcgAAGATATCTGGTGAGGGAGGTGCGTTGAGAtctgtccattctgcgatgaagtcgaccagagcttgagacttgatagTTGTCCGACTCTGGAGATCTAATGAGAATGGACATAGCTCCATGGCCAATTTTACAATCCTGccattggcgtccttgttgcgcaaaatgtcgCCTAACGGAAAACTCGTGGTAACTAAGACACGATGgccatcgaagtagtgcttcagcttcctttaagtgattaagatggcgtagattagcttttgtATCTAGGGATACCTAGTCTTAGATtcatttaggacttcgcttatgaagtatactggtctctggactttgtagacgtggcctggttcaTCCCGCTCGACCACAAGCACCGTGGAAACGACCCGATCAGTTGCTGCTATatagaggagcaggtcctcattaggttgaggtgcggtgaggacgggtggtgaggtgatgaaagttttgagctgggtgaacgccgtGTTAGCCTCTTCTATCCAGGAGAACTTTTCTGATGCTTTCCGAAGTTTAAAGAAGGGAAGCCCTTTTTCCCCAGCCTAGAGATAAAC is a window encoding:
- the LOC110431533 gene encoding nucleolar and coiled-body phosphoprotein 1-like, translating into MGLLHSQELASSVVVIGYKPSNWGNQLPSAASDVDLNQVTDQRPAEHVAAVGDAAPQAMEPPAAATAATGAEEQPAPASAAASTPTRGEEAARTPPSSNVVGEESRVLTPPAGETGVPTPPRARASSPVGSPGLDQGPVMSAATAGGSAVNEDTPAASDDDVEEIEVRPRDGRQHVYIGDIDRCTVYVSLAPGMDHPAGVDPPVDNAARCLEYTSSDEDQSRPASTTDDRVAGKRPMAVEPSSTEAIPAGTAADPSMGQGSTSHAPKRRWLVRIVDDDNKEDETTPSLVRRPRSRPNVAPIDVDRVIRDPPAVHVEPIRPGGTEAAATATRTRRSVASDVDPGNTAGLRTTESAVADDNAAEQTVREQSAEQTAVAATTEVAEEEPAQDEAKTSTLARGNETAGHEEIAETEEAARVERATKRLIDEVKGAMKTAKY